One genomic region from Streptomyces sp. NBC_01431 encodes:
- a CDS encoding adenylosuccinate lyase, whose product MDEEFRSLVDRVRSESGGSTAFERLIATVDHGELAAVLTEPQRPLWAREIAAFRLGVAGDRRAFESLVLLLNHRDPERCVSAAHALARLGDPRTARAAAALATNELRTAYALHPVRLLTALRAPESVPALVKTLRPLLSPHTPYGRVALACIEGLGELGDKRAVDVLTEALAQPRLARSAAWALRRIEASRGRS is encoded by the coding sequence ATGGATGAGGAGTTTCGGTCGCTCGTGGACCGGGTGCGGAGCGAGAGCGGCGGGTCCACGGCGTTCGAGCGGCTGATCGCCACCGTCGACCACGGCGAGCTCGCGGCGGTGCTCACCGAGCCCCAACGCCCGCTCTGGGCACGGGAGATAGCCGCGTTCCGGCTCGGCGTCGCGGGCGACCGCAGGGCCTTCGAATCGCTGGTACTGCTGCTCAACCACCGCGATCCGGAACGGTGCGTGAGCGCCGCGCACGCGCTCGCCCGGCTCGGCGACCCGCGCACGGCGCGCGCGGCGGCGGCCCTGGCGACCAATGAACTGCGCACCGCCTACGCCCTGCACCCGGTCCGTCTGCTCACCGCACTGCGCGCCCCCGAGTCCGTACCGGCCCTCGTCAAGACCCTGCGGCCGCTGCTCTCGCCGCACACTCCCTACGGGCGGGTGGCCCTCGCCTGCATCGAGGGGCTCGGCGAACTCGGTGACAAGAGGGCGGTGGACGTCCTGACCGAGGCCCTGGCCCAGCCTCGCCTCGCCCGGTCGGCGGCCTGGGCGCTGCGTCGCATCGAGGCGAGC